The Streptomyces sp. NBC_00236 DNA window GATGTCAGACCAGTCGTCATCGCTGTTCGAATCGCGGGCGAGGAAGCCGCCCTTCTGGTCCTGCATATAGCCGTACGAGTTGCCCGCCTTGTCGATCCCGTACAGGGCGGACGACACGGTGGCGGTGGCGGCGGCTGCTGCCGCGGCGGGCTGCTGAGCGGCGTTGGCCGAGCTCGGAGCCACCGGGCTCGGGGAGTCGGCGGCGACGGCGGAGGTGCCGGTGCCGACGAGGGCGGCGGTGATCGCCGCAGCTGCCACGCGGGCGGCTATGCGTCTGTGCTTACGGCCAGAGGTTTTGGCCACGAAGTACTCCATGGATCGAGATGAAGGGTGGCCTGTCCGCCCCAAGGGGAGGACAGGCCACGGGTTTCATCCGAATCCTGTCATGACTTCGGTTGCGAAACCTTCACTTTTTCGTCAGAAGACAAGACGGTAGGTGTTCCAGCCACCGGTACCGATCTGCGTGCGGTACCCGTACGGCGCCGCGGCGTTGCCCGTGCCCTTGTAGAGGTACAGCGCGCCCTTGGCGTCCCGGCCGATGAGGTCGGTCGTGCCGTCCAGGTCGATGTCGCCGGGGGCGAAGACGGTGTTGTACGTGTTCCAGCCACCGCCCACCTTGGTGCGGGCGGTGAACGGGGACTTGTAGTCGCCGGTGCCCTTGTAGAGCCACAGGACGCCGGACTTGTCGACGGCGACGATGTCGTTCTTGCCGTCGCCGGTCAGGTCGCCGTTGCCCGCGAGCTGCGTGTACGCGTTCCAGCCGCCGCCGACCTTGTACCGCTTGGTGACGGTGCCGTCGCCGTAGCCCAGGTACAGGTACAGGTATCCGGCGGAGTCGCGGCCGAGGAGGTCACCGGCTTCGCCGCCGCCGAGGTTGCCCGCGGAGACGAGCTTGTTGTAGATGCCCCAGCCGTGACCGACGTTCTTGAGGTCGGAGTTGTCGTTGGCGGCGTAGTTGAGCACGCCCGCCGCGTTGGTCTGCCAGCGGCCGTCGGGGAGGCTGTCCGCGTTGCTGTCCACGTGGCCGAGGAACTTGGTGTCCTTCCAGCCCGTGTCGAACGGGACCCGGGCCTGCAGGCCGCCCTCGCCGTTCGGCGCGTAGTAGTACGAGGCGCCCGTGCTGTCCACGCCCGTGATGCCGTACAGGGGCGCGTCGCCCATGTCCGCCGCGAAGGCGGAGGTGCCGGTGCCGACGAGGGCCGCGGTTATCGCGGCGGCGGCGACGCGGGTGGCTGCCCGCCCGGGCAGACGGCCGGAGATCTTGGCCACGTGTGTTCTCCATGGGTGGTGGGTCGAGGCGTGACGCGCCGCGGGATACGGGGACACGCCACGGAATTGAGGGTGATCCTTTCACGAGTCCCTCACGGCTCCAAGGGTTTGACGGAAAGGCGTCAAAGCGACATCTCCGCCCGTCCGGCCGGGCGTTGCGCAGGACCCCCAGGTCAGCGATGGGCCGAGGATCCGGCGGCCGCGGGTTCGGCGAACCCCTCTGTGGTCAGCCGGTGAATACCGTGCAACTGCGTCATCACATCCCGCAGCGACCGGCAGTCCCGCGGACCCGGGCCCGGCGCCGGCCGGGCGGTGCGGTGGCCGTCCTCCAGGGCGTCCGCCAGCACGGACAGCGCCGTCGTCACCCGCTCCGCCTCGCCGGACGAGGGCCTGGGCACCCCGTTCTCGACCCGCAGCGCGCACGCGGTCGCCGCGTCGACGACCAGTTCGGCGGCCACCGTCACCGCAGACCAGTCGTGGCGCCGCTCGCCGAACGGGCCCGGCAGCTCGGCCGCGACGGTCTCCGCGGCGGCCCGTGCCTCGGCCAGCGCCCGGTACGCGGCGCCGCGCAGCGCCAGCCCCCGCGCGTCGTCCCGCTGCCGGTCCCCGGCGTCGCCCGGCTGCCGTCCGTCCCGGGCGAGGCCCCTGGGCCCGCCGTCCCCTGCCGGGTCCGGAGTGTCCAGGACGTGGCGCAGATACCGCTCCGTGCAGCGCAGCGTGACGGCGAACCGGTGGCCGACCCGTACCCGGGGGTCGGCCACCAGCGGCAGATGGCCGACGAGCAGCACGATCGCGCAGGCCAGGAACGTTTCCAGCAGCCGGGACGCGGCCGCCTCGGTGTCGCCCGCGGTGTGCACGAACGACAGCACGAGCACGGTGATCACCGCGGTCTGGAACGCGAAGTGGCGGGTGGACAGGGGCACCAGGGCCCCGGCCACGACGACCGCCGCCACGACCACCGGCGCACCGAGGCCGCCGAGCGCGGCCATGAGGGCGACGAAGGCGAGGACTCCGGCGACGGTCCCGGCGAACCGGTTCACCACCCGGGAGAACAGCGGCCCCATGTCGGGCTTCACCAGGAACGCGGCGGTGGCGGGCAACCAGTACCAGTGGTCCTCGTGCAGCAGCAGCGCGACAGCCGCCGTGACCGAGACGCAGAGCGCCACCCGCAGCCCGTACTCACGTCCGGCGGAGGTGAACAGACCCGGGCGGAGCCCGGATCGGAGGCCCGTCGTGCCGGGGTGTTCCGGGCCTTGCGGGGTGTGGGTGCCGGCTGTCGTGCCGGGGTGTTCCGGGTCTTGCCGGGCGTGCGCGCCGGCCGTCGTCCGGTCGAAGACCACCGCGGCCTCCAGCACCGCCCGGTCGAAGGCGAGCCGTTCGACGGTGTCCGGCGGCGGGCCCGGCAGCGTACCCGCAGGTCCGCCGGAACGGACTGCCGCGGCGAGTCGCCGGGGGCCCTCGGCCACCGCGTCCGGGACGGGACGGCCCTCCCACAGCAGCGCGATGCTCGCCTCGCAGAGCGCGACCCCCGAGCCGTGGCGTTCGACGAGGGCGTGCTCCGTTCCCCCGGACCGGCGGGGCCACGGCAGCAGCCGCATCAGCCGCAACGCCTCGTCGGCCTGCTGCTGTGCGGCGACCAGGGTGCGCCGGGCGGAAGCCGCACCCGGTCCGCCGAGCGCGCCCAGCGCGTCCGCGAGCGCGTCGAACACGGCGGCGACGGCCTCGCGTTCACCGCTCCACCGCGTCGCGCCCGGCGATCGCGGGGCGCGCGGCAGCAGCCGGAGGAGGACGAGCCAGCCCGCGCCGGAGAGGAAGCACAGCGCCTTCAGCCACGCGGGACCGGCCAGCGGCATCCCCATGCCGATCGTCGTGGCGACCAGCATCTGGAGGGCGGCCGCCGACCACACGGCGCCCCTGGCGCTCAGCGCCCCGGAGGCCCAGCCCACCAGGAAGAGCACGGGGACCGCCGCCCACCGCCCCGTCGTGTCCGCGACCAGTGCGCCGACGAGCAGCCCCAGCGACCCGGCCGCGGCCGGCAGCCCTATGTGGACGAGCCCCTTGCGGCGGGTGCCCGGGCGGTCGTTGACCCCGGCGAGCATCGCCCCGAGCGCGGCGAGGACACCCGGCCCCGGCTGGCCGAGGGCGATCCCCGCGCCGAGGAGGGGGCCCGCGCCGAGCGCGCCGCGCACCATCGCCGTGCGGGGCACGGGGGCCCGGCGCAGGCGCAGGACGTGGGTGAGCCAGGCCGGCGCGGGGCGCCGCGGCCCGGACCTGTCGGCTCGGACTGCCGGAATGTGCACCGTCGGCCTCCTCGTTCACCGGCCGGACCATGGGTCCGGGGGCGGGTGGAGCGGGCAACGGCGGCCGCGTACACCGAACGTAACAGGGGGACTTGTCGGGAGGGATGCGGTGATGTTTCGGGCGTGTGATCCTGCCGGACAGGGAGCGGCGTCGGACGAAACCCGCAGGTCGTCCGCGGGTGCGCGTGCGGCGCGGAGCGCCGAGGCCCTACGCTCGAAGGTCTGATGACGACGATCCGACCCCCCTCGCCCGGCACCAAGGCCGGAGCCGAGTCCGTGCGCCGCAACAACCTCGGCCTGGTCCTGCGTGCCGTCCTGGAGG harbors:
- a CDS encoding FG-GAP repeat domain-containing protein, which encodes MAKISGRLPGRAATRVAAAAITAALVGTGTSAFAADMGDAPLYGITGVDSTGASYYYAPNGEGGLQARVPFDTGWKDTKFLGHVDSNADSLPDGRWQTNAAGVLNYAANDNSDLKNVGHGWGIYNKLVSAGNLGGGEAGDLLGRDSAGYLYLYLGYGDGTVTKRYKVGGGWNAYTQLAGNGDLTGDGKNDIVAVDKSGVLWLYKGTGDYKSPFTARTKVGGGWNTYNTVFAPGDIDLDGTTDLIGRDAKGALYLYKGTGNAAAPYGYRTQIGTGGWNTYRLVF
- a CDS encoding FUSC family protein produces the protein MHIPAVRADRSGPRRPAPAWLTHVLRLRRAPVPRTAMVRGALGAGPLLGAGIALGQPGPGVLAALGAMLAGVNDRPGTRRKGLVHIGLPAAAGSLGLLVGALVADTTGRWAAVPVLFLVGWASGALSARGAVWSAAALQMLVATTIGMGMPLAGPAWLKALCFLSGAGWLVLLRLLPRAPRSPGATRWSGEREAVAAVFDALADALGALGGPGAASARRTLVAAQQQADEALRLMRLLPWPRRSGGTEHALVERHGSGVALCEASIALLWEGRPVPDAVAEGPRRLAAAVRSGGPAGTLPGPPPDTVERLAFDRAVLEAAVVFDRTTAGAHARQDPEHPGTTAGTHTPQGPEHPGTTGLRSGLRPGLFTSAGREYGLRVALCVSVTAAVALLLHEDHWYWLPATAAFLVKPDMGPLFSRVVNRFAGTVAGVLAFVALMAALGGLGAPVVVAAVVVAGALVPLSTRHFAFQTAVITVLVLSFVHTAGDTEAAASRLLETFLACAIVLLVGHLPLVADPRVRVGHRFAVTLRCTERYLRHVLDTPDPAGDGGPRGLARDGRQPGDAGDRQRDDARGLALRGAAYRALAEARAAAETVAAELPGPFGERRHDWSAVTVAAELVVDAATACALRVENGVPRPSSGEAERVTTALSVLADALEDGHRTARPAPGPGPRDCRSLRDVMTQLHGIHRLTTEGFAEPAAAGSSAHR